The following nucleotide sequence is from Microthrixaceae bacterium.
GGTAGCGACGACGATCGGACCTATCCGCTAGGACCCTTAGATCAGGTGGGGCTGAAGATGGCTCCGGTGACCACCCAGGAGCCGTCGATCTGCTTCATGTTGAACTGGATGGTGCCGGGGTCGCCTCGGAACAGACACGACGACTGGCCGAACTCGCCGGTGTTGCACTTGTTGTAGAGCTGGTAGTCGCCAGGGGCAGCGGCGAAGACGCCATCAACGGCGATCGGCTCGGCCACGGTTCCGGCCGCCACCCGATCTCCGGCCTTCCATGCCGCATACAGAGCGTCGGCGGCCTGTTGTGGTTCGGGCGTGCCAGCCGGGCCGGGGACCGTGTCACCGGTAGGTGGGGTGGTCGGGGTCGACGCGGTGGTGGTTGGGCCACCGGTGGTCGGCACCGCCGTGGCGGCATCGCCGATCTGGGCCGTCACCTCGGGACCGGCGTCGGCGTCGTTCGTGGCGTCATCAGCGGTGCAGCCAGTGAAGGCCGTCAACGTCAGGCCGCCGACCATCAGGACCATGGGGACGCGGCCCACAAGGTGTCGGGCGACCCGACCCGACCCGATCCGGCCGAACAGATGGCGATTCACGTGGATGTTCATGACGTGTCGACGGTAGTGGCCGGCGACCAACCTCGAAACGTCAGACCTCGCGACCGCGTGGACCTAGCCGACGCCGGAGCTCAATGCAGGTGGGTCTGGAAGAAGTCGACGGTTCTGGCCCAGGCCAGCTCGGCGGCCACGGGATCGTGGGCTGGCGGTCGGTCGGCCTCGGCGAACCAGTGGCCGGTACCGGCGTAGCGGTGGAAGTCGACACTGCGCCCGACCAGGCGTAGCTGCGCCTCTAGGTAGTTGACATCGTCCTCGGAGGTGAACTCGTCGTGTTCGGCGAAATGTCCCTGCACCGGGGCGCGCATCGGCTCGAAGTCGATGTCCTGGCTGCCGTAGTAGATGCTCACAGCACCGACCTGGTCGGCGAAGCGCGTCGCCGCCCACAGCGCCCACGACGCCCCCATCGAAAAGCCGAGCACGCCGACGGGCCCATCTGAGGTGGCGGGCATGCGGGCCAGAGCGGTCAGCGACGACACCACCAGGCCCGCGGTCTGGTTGGGGTCGGTGGCGGCCAGCAGCGCCTCGGCCTCATCTGGGGTGGCAGCGGTCTGATCGCCGCCGTGGAGGTCGGGAGCCAGGGCTACGAAACCGGCATCGGCTAGGCGGTCACACACGGTGCGGAAGTAGGGGGTGAGGCCCCACCACGAGTGCAACACCAAGATGCCGGGGCCGTGGCCGGAATCAGGAGCCACCACGTAGCCGGTACCGGCCGATCCGCTCACTTCGCGTCCTCTCCCATCGCCGGTGGGCGGGGTGAGGATCGGTCAGGTCGGTGGGGATGGTGGGGTGGAGTTGCCACTGGCCGGCCTTGATCTGTAAGTGCCCGGGGCGGGACTTGAACCCGCACGCCCTTTCGGACAGTGGATTTTGAGTCCACCGCGTCTGCCATTCCGCCACCCGGGCGGGTGGTGCGAGGAGCCAGTCTAGAGCCCCCGGCCGAGAGGTCACATCTCGACCATGGTCAACCGAGGCGAAGCCTCGGTCTGATCGACCTCGCAGCGACGATGATTGGTCCTATTCGCTAGGACCTTCAGGCCAGTCCGGGGACCGATCAGTCTCCGGCCAGGGCCTTCAACAGGTTCTTGGGGGTGTCCTTGGGGCTGATCTTGGGCCAGGCATGGCTGATCTTGCCGGTCTCGTCGATCAGGAACGCCGAGCGGATGATGCCGAAGTACTTCTTGCCGTACATCGACTTCTCACCCCAAACCCCGTAGGACTCGGCGGTGACATGGTCGGGATCGGACAGCAGGGTGAAGCCCAGGTCGTACTTGTCGCGGAATTTGGCCAGTTTGGCCGGGGCATCGGGGCTGATGCCCAAGATCACCGTGTCTCCGATGTCTCCGCTGATGTCTCGGAGCGCACATGACTGGGTGGTGCATCCCGGGGTGTCGGCCTTCGGGTAGAAGTACACGAGCACCTTTTGGCCCTTGAAAGCGGACAGGCGCACCTTGGTGTCGGTGTGGTCAGCCAGGTGGAACGCTGGCGCACGATCGCCAGCCGAGGGAGCATCAGCCATGGCCTCACCCTAGGAGACCGGGCGGGCCCGGGTGGCCGACATGGCGTCTCCGACCGAGTTCGCCAGGGTGGACTCGCCGAGCGAATCCAGCGGTACCGGCAGCGGGATCCGCCAGTTCGGGTGCTGGTCGATGGTGCCGGGCACGTTCGGACGATGGACGGCACCAGCGAGGTCGTCCAGGGCCACGGTTGCCACCATGGCCGGAGATGCCGCCACCGCGGCTTGGGCAGCCACCACGATCTGGTCGGTGGCGGCGTCGTCAGGCGACGAAGCGGCCACCCTTAGTCGGTGTCGCAGTTCGTGGTCACCATCGGGGGGAATCGTGACTGCGGCGGCGTCGAGGTCTCGGAGGTCCGCTCCGCTCCACACCCCGGCGATGGTCGGCAGGTCGTGGGTGGTGACAGCGGCCATGGACTGAGCTGGCCAAGTGGACGGCGGCTGGTCCTCGAACCACAGCAGACGGGTCGACAGCACCCCCGCCTGCCCCAACACGTCTCGGACACCGGGCTCCACCGTTCCGAGATCCTCACCCACCACAATGGCCGCGGCCCGGGTGCTCTCGATGGCCAGCACGTGCAACAGGTCCTGGTCGACGAAGTGGACGTATGCACCGCGGGAAGGCTCCATACCTGGCGGGATCCAGTACAGGCGGAACAAGCCCATCACGTGATCGACGCGCAGACCTCGGGCGTGGCGCAGCACGGTGCGCAGGGTTTCGGCGAAAGGCTGGT
It contains:
- a CDS encoding dienelactone hydrolase family protein; translation: MSGSAGTGYVVAPDSGHGPGILVLHSWWGLTPYFRTVCDRLADAGFVALAPDLHGGDQTAATPDEAEALLAATDPNQTAGLVVSSLTALARMPATSDGPVGVLGFSMGASWALWAATRFADQVGAVSIYYGSQDIDFEPMRAPVQGHFAEHDEFTSEDDVNYLEAQLRLVGRSVDFHRYAGTGHWFAEADRPPAHDPVAAELAWARTVDFFQTHLH
- the bcp gene encoding thioredoxin-dependent thiol peroxidase yields the protein MADAPSAGDRAPAFHLADHTDTKVRLSAFKGQKVLVYFYPKADTPGCTTQSCALRDISGDIGDTVILGISPDAPAKLAKFRDKYDLGFTLLSDPDHVTAESYGVWGEKSMYGKKYFGIIRSAFLIDETGKISHAWPKISPKDTPKNLLKALAGD